In Mesotoga sp. Brook.08.105.5.1, one DNA window encodes the following:
- a CDS encoding LacI family DNA-binding transcriptional regulator, whose amino-acid sequence MKRATLREVAQKAGTSMMTVSRVINSRDSVSDETKSKVLSAIQELGYEPHKDARILRGGKTGRIGIVVSDIRNPFYSQVVGDLEDLAEENNMAVIVSDTSKRLDQEKKALKSLLDIKVDAIVVAPEGYESSHLIDVISSGTDVVSFGVHFEHDLISEVSIDEIAGAAKAGSYLRSAGISDVVLIMGNPRKFTTRGRMEGFLRGFGDVRQERVLYLEVDWKASYGTVKELPKLPEAFFCYNDMMAMGVIRAIEERGAEVGKDVKVIGYDDVYMAEIAGITTLRIPIRSMVEEAFKTILSEDVRKRVFTPEFILRKSA is encoded by the coding sequence GTGAAGAGAGCCACCTTACGAGAAGTAGCACAGAAGGCGGGCACATCAATGATGACTGTATCTAGAGTGATTAACTCTAGGGATTCAGTGAGCGATGAAACAAAGTCCAAAGTACTAAGTGCAATACAGGAGCTTGGGTACGAGCCTCACAAAGATGCGCGAATTCTCAGGGGTGGAAAAACTGGGAGAATCGGGATTGTGGTCTCCGATATTAGAAACCCCTTTTATTCGCAGGTAGTTGGGGACCTCGAGGACCTTGCAGAAGAGAATAACATGGCAGTCATTGTGTCGGACACGAGCAAGAGACTTGACCAGGAGAAGAAGGCATTGAAGTCTCTTCTCGATATCAAGGTTGACGCCATTGTAGTTGCTCCTGAAGGATATGAGAGTTCTCATCTTATAGATGTAATCAGTTCGGGAACTGATGTGGTGTCCTTTGGAGTTCATTTTGAGCATGATTTGATTTCCGAGGTCTCTATCGATGAGATCGCCGGTGCTGCAAAGGCGGGCTCCTATCTCAGGAGTGCCGGAATCAGTGATGTCGTGTTGATCATGGGGAATCCGAGAAAGTTCACTACTAGAGGCAGAATGGAGGGTTTTTTGAGGGGCTTTGGAGACGTACGACAAGAGAGAGTGTTGTATCTTGAAGTTGATTGGAAAGCTTCTTACGGAACAGTGAAGGAACTGCCCAAGCTTCCCGAAGCCTTTTTCTGCTACAACGACATGATGGCAATGGGTGTCATTAGGGCTATAGAGGAAAGAGGAGCTGAAGTCGGAAAAGACGTCAAAGTAATTGGATATGACGATGTGTATATGGCAGAAATAGCAGGCATAACAACTTTAAGAATTCCGATTCGCAGCATGGTGGAGGAAGCCTTCAAAACAATACTGAGTGAAGATGTTAGAAAAAGAGTTTTCACCCCGGAATTCATACTGCGCAAGAGCGCATAA
- a CDS encoding ABC transporter substrate-binding protein has translation MKRVLLAVLFVSIALVGLGVQKLVVNSYMSDPEPKRVFEELVEQFESMYPDYEVTVNTFAHEDFKVLLRTWLTSSNPPDVVTWFAGERMRYFASKDLLEPIGDIFEDGFEADFPKAFVSASSYEDEIYFLPQSWYWWGVYYRKSVFEELGITVPVTWKQFLDVCETLKTNNMIPITIGTKYLWTAAGVFDYLNMRVNGIEYALKLTNGEIPYTDDGMKAVFAYWKQLVDNGYFIKDATSYTWQEAANYLFTGEAGMYLMGQFIKDVAPAGVKEDLDFFRFPVIDGNIGLFEDTPIDGFMMPANAKNKEAGKTFLKFIASKEAQEYFATELGRLAANKHVPAPDDHSKKGLEMILSSDGVMQFYDRDTDPEMANAGMNGFVEFMTFPSRLDTILKNLENERNRIYK, from the coding sequence ATGAAAAGAGTCTTATTGGCTGTTCTTTTTGTTTCAATTGCTTTGGTTGGTTTGGGAGTCCAGAAACTCGTTGTTAATTCCTACATGTCAGACCCGGAACCGAAGAGGGTATTTGAGGAACTGGTAGAACAGTTTGAGTCTATGTACCCAGACTATGAAGTGACTGTCAACACATTTGCTCATGAAGACTTCAAAGTTCTCCTCAGAACGTGGCTTACTTCATCCAATCCACCAGACGTTGTAACTTGGTTTGCAGGTGAGAGAATGAGATACTTCGCCAGCAAGGATCTCCTCGAACCAATTGGTGATATCTTTGAAGATGGCTTTGAAGCAGATTTTCCAAAGGCATTTGTGAGCGCTTCCAGCTACGAAGACGAGATCTACTTTCTGCCGCAATCGTGGTACTGGTGGGGTGTGTATTATAGGAAATCTGTTTTCGAAGAACTTGGAATTACCGTACCTGTCACTTGGAAGCAATTCCTTGACGTTTGCGAGACTCTCAAGACAAACAACATGATCCCGATAACTATAGGAACAAAGTATCTCTGGACTGCAGCAGGGGTCTTTGATTATCTAAACATGAGAGTAAACGGAATCGAATACGCACTTAAGCTCACAAATGGAGAAATCCCATATACGGATGACGGAATGAAGGCGGTTTTTGCATACTGGAAACAGCTTGTAGATAATGGGTATTTCATAAAGGATGCAACGTCCTACACATGGCAGGAAGCTGCCAACTATCTTTTCACCGGTGAAGCAGGTATGTATCTGATGGGACAGTTCATAAAGGATGTTGCTCCAGCCGGCGTGAAGGAGGATCTTGACTTCTTCAGGTTCCCTGTAATTGACGGAAATATCGGCTTGTTTGAGGATACACCAATCGATGGCTTCATGATGCCAGCCAATGCCAAGAACAAAGAAGCAGGAAAGACATTCCTCAAATTTATCGCTTCGAAGGAAGCGCAAGAATACTTTGCTACAGAACTGGGAAGACTAGCTGCAAACAAGCATGTTCCTGCGCCGGACGACCATTCCAAGAAAGGCCTGGAAATGATACTTTCATCTGATGGAGTAATGCAGTTCTATGATCGAGATACCGATCCAGAGATGGCTAATGCCGGAATGAATGGCTTTGTTGAGTTCATGACCTTCCCTTCCAGACTCGACACAATCCTGAAGAATCTCGAAAACGAACGAAACAGAATCTACAAGTAA
- a CDS encoding sugar ABC transporter permease codes for MKSRRWVPWAFLALPLTMYSIWVIYPLISTLLLSFTNWDGVSMSMEIIGLDNFRELFRDPYFIVSLVNNIKWLIGFALICVPAGLGIAILLDQGFRGNKVYKTLIYLPMTLSFVVIGQIWSWILEPRSGVLNSFLALLGFKGVSWLSDPSIVTYSLIMAASWRQISYAMVLFLAGLKGVPKELVEAATVDGAGPWKRFWNVVLPMLKPATIVAVTVSVIDSLRAFDIVYVLTRGGPFYSSSVMANYMYIKTFNNYRMGYGSSIATVQFLITLVFIVVYMRNVLKREVENE; via the coding sequence ATGAAAAGCAGAAGATGGGTTCCTTGGGCTTTTTTAGCCCTTCCTCTCACAATGTATTCTATATGGGTCATTTATCCCTTGATCAGTACGCTTCTTCTCAGTTTTACCAACTGGGACGGGGTCTCAATGTCTATGGAAATAATTGGCCTGGACAACTTCAGAGAGTTGTTCAGGGACCCATATTTCATTGTTTCCCTAGTAAACAACATTAAGTGGCTGATTGGATTTGCTTTGATATGCGTACCTGCCGGGCTCGGAATTGCTATTTTGCTCGACCAAGGCTTTAGAGGAAATAAGGTGTACAAGACACTGATCTACCTCCCTATGACACTTTCGTTCGTTGTGATTGGACAAATCTGGTCCTGGATTCTCGAACCAAGAAGCGGCGTTTTGAACAGTTTTTTGGCCTTGCTCGGATTCAAAGGTGTTTCATGGTTGAGCGATCCCTCCATAGTAACTTACTCATTGATAATGGCAGCGTCTTGGAGGCAGATTTCTTATGCTATGGTTCTCTTTCTTGCCGGGCTTAAGGGTGTTCCGAAGGAACTGGTCGAAGCTGCCACGGTCGATGGCGCTGGTCCTTGGAAGAGATTCTGGAACGTCGTGCTTCCGATGCTTAAGCCTGCAACCATAGTGGCTGTCACAGTAAGCGTTATCGATTCGCTCAGAGCCTTCGATATCGTCTATGTTCTGACTCGCGGAGGGCCCTTCTATTCTTCGTCTGTCATGGCAAATTACATGTATATTAAGACATTCAACAATTACAGGATGGGCTATGGATCATCTATTGCTACTGTCCAGTTCCTTATCACCCTGGTGTTCATAGTGGTTTATATGCGGAACGTGTTGAAAAGGGAGGTCGAAAACGAATGA
- a CDS encoding carbohydrate ABC transporter permease produces MKRTLFYIFATLLVLVWLMPFVITAFTSLKSMDELMLGRRWWEPPKEVRLENYATAWNDANMGRYFLNTFIITVPSVLGALFLSSLGAFALAWYDFKLSKTILMIFVGGMLIPFQMLLIPVYRMSMSFGIYDSYIGVILFHIAFQLGFCTFFLRNFMKTIPESIFDAAMIDGAGHFLIYRRIVLPLVVPAMAALGILEFTWIWNDYLWSLILIQSDRFKPVTLGLVNLQGQWVTSWNVMAAGSIIAAVVPLVVFLLFQRYFIEGLTVGSVKG; encoded by the coding sequence ATGAAGAGGACCCTTTTCTACATATTCGCCACCCTCCTCGTTCTTGTCTGGCTAATGCCTTTTGTCATAACTGCTTTTACTTCATTGAAGAGCATGGATGAACTCATGTTAGGAAGAAGATGGTGGGAACCGCCAAAAGAAGTTCGGCTTGAGAACTATGCAACTGCCTGGAATGACGCGAATATGGGTAGGTATTTCCTGAATACATTCATAATTACCGTGCCTTCAGTTCTTGGCGCTCTATTCCTTTCTAGTCTGGGCGCATTCGCGCTGGCATGGTACGATTTCAAGCTTTCCAAAACTATCTTGATGATCTTTGTCGGCGGTATGTTGATTCCTTTTCAGATGCTTTTGATACCCGTGTATCGTATGTCGATGTCTTTCGGAATCTACGATAGCTATATCGGTGTAATTCTCTTTCATATTGCGTTTCAGCTTGGGTTCTGCACGTTCTTCCTGAGAAACTTCATGAAGACAATACCTGAAAGCATATTCGACGCCGCGATGATTGACGGAGCGGGTCACTTCTTGATCTACAGAAGAATTGTCTTGCCTCTCGTGGTACCTGCTATGGCAGCTCTGGGAATTCTCGAGTTTACATGGATCTGGAACGATTATCTTTGGTCTCTGATACTTATACAAAGTGATAGATTTAAGCCTGTAACCTTGGGTCTTGTCAATCTTCAAGGTCAGTGGGTTACGAGCTGGAATGTGATGGCTGCAGGGTCTATAATTGCAGCAGTTGTTCCTCTGGTAGTTTTTCTTCTTTTCCAGAGGTACTTCATAGAAGGACTTACAGTTGGGAGTGTTAAAGGATGA
- a CDS encoding beta-galactosidase — protein sequence MKWFGAAYYPEHWPRERWKEDVKVMREMGMNVVRIGEFSWSIIERERGKIDFSVLDEVIDLLDSEGIKVIMGTPTCTPPPWLIKEFPEILQRDVNGLLIASGSRRHYCFNSTIYRKETARIVEAFADHFGRDPRIVAWQIDNEYGCHNSTVCYCENCATSFRHWLKRKYGSIENLNRAWGTVFWSQTFNKWEEIDPPRRTLTSPNPSLVLDYRRFSSDSAINYHNLQREIIEPKSEAPITHNLMVNFTEIDYKKLSDSIDFVSWDNYIAEDYDPDLQALNHDLMRSLKKKPFLVMEQQPGRVNWRSVNTWHSADQLSFWVKQSFAHGAFGSLIFRFRQLPFGSEQFHTGLIDYDGDPTERAKAFSEVIAGLADWSVVVPQREAAVYIDYENFWINETDNLNNRFDLLLDAILPVYKAIRSLGYNVDFVFPGDSLDGYSFAFVPSSFKLESSFVDQLKIFKGRVFFTAMSDQKDCHNFIKKSKDSFLNELIGIRVIDAGGIEETVSISFAGQIFSCSYVAERILPADDCEILGVYLDGPYKGSSALIKRENKYYLSSIPDTEFLERLLVEAGVEKRVEQSGRIIKDGSQTILLNPFSHVTMIKLNGKEHILREHEVRKL from the coding sequence ATGAAATGGTTTGGAGCGGCTTATTATCCAGAGCACTGGCCTCGCGAGCGCTGGAAAGAAGATGTAAAAGTGATGAGGGAAATGGGAATGAACGTGGTACGTATAGGAGAGTTCTCCTGGAGCATAATCGAAAGGGAACGAGGCAAAATAGACTTTTCTGTCCTTGACGAAGTTATTGATCTTCTCGATTCAGAAGGGATAAAAGTTATAATGGGGACTCCCACCTGCACGCCTCCACCCTGGCTGATAAAGGAGTTTCCCGAGATACTTCAGAGGGATGTCAACGGATTGTTGATCGCAAGCGGCAGTCGCAGGCATTACTGTTTCAACTCGACCATCTATCGCAAGGAAACGGCAAGGATTGTTGAGGCTTTTGCAGACCACTTTGGTAGAGACCCCAGGATAGTCGCATGGCAAATCGATAACGAATACGGATGTCATAATTCCACGGTCTGCTACTGCGAGAACTGTGCCACTTCATTCAGACATTGGCTTAAGAGAAAGTATGGTTCCATCGAGAACCTCAACAGAGCCTGGGGGACAGTCTTCTGGAGTCAGACATTCAATAAATGGGAAGAGATAGACCCGCCCAGAAGAACCCTTACATCTCCAAATCCTTCGTTGGTACTAGATTATAGGAGGTTTTCTTCTGACTCTGCGATTAATTACCATAATCTGCAGAGAGAGATCATTGAGCCAAAGAGCGAGGCTCCAATAACTCACAATCTTATGGTCAATTTCACAGAGATCGACTATAAGAAGCTTTCAGATTCCATCGACTTCGTATCTTGGGACAATTACATAGCGGAGGATTATGATCCGGATCTCCAGGCGCTTAACCATGACCTAATGCGTTCTCTCAAGAAGAAGCCTTTTCTCGTAATGGAGCAGCAACCCGGAAGGGTAAATTGGCGTTCCGTGAACACTTGGCACAGTGCTGATCAGCTTTCTTTTTGGGTGAAGCAGTCTTTCGCCCATGGAGCATTTGGTTCACTGATTTTCAGGTTCAGGCAATTGCCGTTCGGTTCGGAGCAGTTTCACACAGGCCTAATCGACTATGACGGCGATCCAACTGAACGCGCAAAAGCCTTTTCAGAAGTAATAGCCGGACTGGCAGACTGGAGCGTGGTCGTTCCGCAGAGAGAAGCGGCTGTTTACATTGATTATGAGAATTTCTGGATAAACGAGACAGACAATCTTAACAATAGATTTGATCTCTTGCTCGATGCGATTTTGCCAGTTTACAAGGCAATCAGGAGTCTCGGTTACAACGTTGATTTCGTTTTTCCAGGTGACTCTTTGGACGGGTATTCATTTGCTTTCGTTCCTTCGAGTTTCAAGCTTGAAAGCAGTTTTGTCGACCAGCTGAAGATATTCAAGGGGAGAGTCTTCTTCACTGCTATGAGTGACCAAAAAGATTGTCACAACTTCATAAAGAAAAGCAAAGACAGCTTTCTTAACGAACTTATTGGTATAAGGGTCATTGATGCAGGTGGTATAGAAGAGACTGTGAGCATATCTTTCGCTGGCCAGATTTTCTCCTGCTCTTATGTTGCTGAAAGAATCCTCCCTGCGGATGACTGCGAGATACTGGGAGTTTACTTGGACGGCCCATATAAGGGCAGTTCAGCCCTAATAAAGCGTGAAAACAAGTACTACTTAAGCTCTATCCCGGACACCGAGTTTCTTGAAAGACTGCTTGTCGAAGCAGGGGTAGAGAAGAGAGTGGAGCAATCGGGGAGGATCATTAAGGATGGATCGCAGACAATTCTTTTGAATCCCTTTTCGCACGTTACAATGATAAAACTAAACGGGAAGGAGCATATCCTCAGGGAACACGAGGTCAGGAAACTCTGA